One genomic window of Ruminococcus gauvreauii includes the following:
- a CDS encoding amidohydrolase, translating into MICYEGTIITCNENNAIAGYLVEDGGKILYAGDTLPAQYQACRRISLGNQALLPAFVDTHQHFASFATFHAGLNVMDAESNQEIADMIASFLKTCKNKTLIAFGASPCSVREGRLISRAKLDKVCPDKPAMVVKYDGHACIINSLLLKKLQKKLAGLRGYHPDTGEMNQEAFFAVSNYITNSLSIVELVQNMQRAMDYMASVGIGTVHSVSGVGFPLNLDISLEKWMAASAQSGFQLRIFPQSMDIRTALRRKLPRIGGCFSNALDGCFGSRDAALLKPYEGSSSKGVLYYSDAQVADFCKAANRAGLQIELHAIGDAAFEQAARSIKAALDDYPRTDHRHGIIHACLPTAEGLEVCREYQIQLPVQTAFTDWKQEPDSYLESILGSRSSMLNPLQTMWNKGLILSAGSDAPCTAPNPIAWIHKACNHSNPSQALTLDQALRMCTYNGAWATFDEKLRGSLEAGKLADMVLLSANPYEVPRERLQEIQVRRLYLQGRPYQQQSRSAAGALLTGIFSRNAK; encoded by the coding sequence ATGATCTGTTATGAAGGTACGATTATAACCTGTAACGAAAACAATGCCATAGCCGGCTATCTGGTGGAGGACGGCGGAAAAATTCTGTATGCAGGTGATACACTTCCGGCACAGTATCAGGCCTGCAGGCGCATTTCCCTGGGAAACCAGGCTCTTTTGCCCGCATTCGTGGATACGCATCAGCATTTTGCCAGTTTCGCCACCTTCCATGCAGGTCTTAATGTCATGGACGCCGAATCTAATCAGGAGATCGCCGATATGATTGCCTCTTTTTTAAAAACCTGTAAGAATAAGACGCTGATCGCATTCGGCGCGTCCCCCTGTTCTGTACGGGAAGGACGCCTGATCAGCAGAGCCAAACTGGATAAAGTCTGCCCGGATAAGCCGGCGATGGTCGTGAAATATGACGGGCATGCCTGCATTATCAATTCTCTGCTACTGAAAAAACTTCAGAAGAAGCTTGCAGGGCTGCGCGGTTACCATCCCGATACCGGTGAGATGAACCAGGAGGCCTTTTTCGCCGTCTCCAACTATATTACCAATTCTCTGTCCATCGTTGAACTCGTGCAAAATATGCAGCGTGCCATGGACTATATGGCATCCGTCGGAATCGGCACGGTGCATTCTGTCAGTGGTGTGGGCTTTCCGTTAAATCTCGATATTTCACTGGAAAAGTGGATGGCTGCCAGCGCTCAGAGCGGTTTCCAGCTGCGCATTTTCCCCCAGTCCATGGACATCCGCACGGCTCTTCGACGAAAGCTGCCCCGGATCGGCGGATGTTTTTCCAATGCCCTGGACGGCTGTTTCGGTTCGCGTGACGCGGCATTGCTGAAACCGTATGAGGGCAGCAGTTCTAAAGGCGTTTTGTACTACAGTGACGCTCAGGTCGCTGACTTCTGTAAGGCAGCCAACCGGGCCGGTCTGCAGATCGAACTCCATGCGATCGGTGACGCCGCTTTCGAACAGGCTGCCCGTTCGATAAAAGCCGCTCTGGATGATTATCCCCGCACGGATCATCGGCACGGGATCATCCACGCCTGCCTGCCGACAGCTGAAGGTCTGGAAGTCTGCAGAGAATATCAGATTCAGCTTCCCGTGCAGACGGCATTTACCGACTGGAAGCAGGAGCCGGATTCTTATCTGGAAAGCATTCTCGGCAGCAGAAGTTCCATGCTGAATCCGCTTCAGACGATGTGGAACAAGGGTCTTATTCTCTCTGCGGGGTCCGATGCTCCCTGCACTGCCCCCAACCCGATTGCATGGATTCATAAAGCCTGCAATCATTCCAATCCCAGTCAGGCGCTTACTCTTGACCAGGCGCTTCGCATGTGTACTTATAACGGTGCCTGGGCCACCTTCGATGAGAAGCTGCGCGGAAGTCTGGAAGCGGGCAAACTCGCCGACATGGTGCTGCTTTCCGCAAATCCCTATGAGGTTCCCAGAGAGCGTCTGCAGGAGATTCAGGTCAGACGCCTGTATCTTCAGGGCCGTCCTTACCAACAGCAGAGCCGGTCTGCCGCCGGCGCTTTGTTAACCGGTATTTTTTCGCGCAATGCCAAATAA